In the genome of Hyalangium ruber, the window AGACGGGACGGTCGGATCCCAAGCTCGCCGAGGAGAAGCGGGAGCCTGGTGAGCTCAACGCGCGCGCCCGGGCCTTGAGGCTCCTGCGGGACGCGGGCATTCCCTTCGTGGTGGGCGGTGCCTATGCGTACGCCCACCATACCGGCCTGCACCGGGACACGAAGGATCTGGACCTCTTCCTCACCAAGGCCGACGCGGACCGGGCCATCGCGGTCTTCGAGGCGAGCGGCTGGCGCACCGAGCGCGACACCCACGGCTGGCTGCACAAGGCCTTCTGGGAAGACTGGCTGATCGACTTCATCTTCGGCTCGGCCAATGGCCTCGTCATGGTCGATGACGCGTGGTTGAAGCACGGCGAGGAGGGCGAGGTGCTCGGCCAGCCCTGCCTCATCGCTCCCGTGGAGGAGATCATCTGGAGCAAGGCGTTCGTGCTCGAGCGGGACCGCTTCGATGGGGCGGAGCTGAACCACCTGCTCCTGGCCGCCGGAGAGCGACTGGACTGGAAGCGGCTGCTCCAGCGGTTCGACCGGTACTGGGAGGTACTGCTGGGCCACCTGATGTTCTTCCGCTTCGCCTACCCGTCGGACCGGGAGAACGTGCCCGCCTGGGTGATGATGGGGCTGCTCGCGCGCGGCTTCGACAGCGTCCGGGGTGGCAACTGGAGCGGGCAGCTGTGCCGCGGCAACCTCCTGTCGCCCGTGGCCTACCGCGTCGACATCGAGGAGCGGGGCTACGAGAACGGACGCGCCTGGGATGAGCTGGAGCGCAAACGCGCCGGTCCGTCCGTCGAGGATTTACCCTCGAAGCACTGAGGCCCCCGTCTCCAGAATTGGACGGCACCGTCTCGGAGCTGGACGGTGCAGGTAGGGTCCCTCAGAGGGAACCTATCACGGCACGCCTGTTGCTAACGCCTCTGGAAGCAGCCGGAGGGCGGGATGGAACGGGCGTGGGTGTTGGGGATGGACGAGGTGGAGGGGACTGCGGGCGAAGGGTCGGTGAGGGCACGGCCTCACGAGATGGAGGAGGTGCGTGAGCGCCTCTTCAAGCTGGGGGCCTCGGCTCTCACCGACCTGGAGCTGCTCTCCGTGCTGTTGGAAGTCGGGCCGCGCACGCAGGGGCTCGCCGAGTCGCTGCTGCCGTATGGGGGTGGGCTCAAAGCACTGCTGCTGAAGGATCCGCTGGAGCTGTGTTCACAGCCGAGGCTGGGACCGGCCCGGGCGGCGCAGCTCGTCGCGGCGCTGGAGCTGGGGCGACGGGCGCAGCGCACCACGGAGCGGCGCCCCCGGCTGCGCACACCCAAAGAGATTCACGCCTACCTGGCGCCGTGGCTGAGCGCGTTGCGGCGCGAGGTCTTCCACGTGCTGTGCTTCAACCCTCGCAATGTCCTGCTGGCGGATGTGCGGGTGGCCGAGGGGACGATGAACACGTGCCCGGTGGACCCGCGCGAGGTGTACGCCGCGGCGCTGACCACACGTGCCACGGCCATCGTGCTGGCCCACAACCATCCCTCGGGCGACCCCGAGCCCTCGGTGCAGGACGTGGGGCTGACGGTGCAACTGGTCGAAGCGGGCCGGCTGCTGGGCATCAAGGTGCTGGACCACCTGGTGCTGGGAGATGGGGCGTACGTGTCGCTGATGGAGCGAGGGCTGCTGGAGGCCGAGGGCCACAACGGATGAGGCAGGACTGGAGGGGTATGACGATGGCGACGGTGATTGGGTGCGGTGGAGCGTGGCAGGTGGAAGTGATGGAGGAGACGCGGGCCCAGGTGGTGGAGCCGGAGACAGGAAAGGCTCGCCAATTGGACCGCGCCGCCCTGCCCCCGGGTACCCGGGAGGGAGACGTGGTGGTGGATGGTCGGCTGGACCCTGAGCTGAGGGCCCGGCTGGCCCGAGAGGTGGAGGAAAAACGAGGTCGGCTGGCTGTTCCGGTTCCGCCGGGGCTTGACCTGTAAGGTAGGGGCGATCCTCGGTTGACGATCCTACGGGAACAGTGA includes:
- a CDS encoding nucleotidyltransferase, with protein sequence MPTFSGMQGHENSAAETGRSDPKLAEEKREPGELNARARALRLLRDAGIPFVVGGAYAYAHHTGLHRDTKDLDLFLTKADADRAIAVFEASGWRTERDTHGWLHKAFWEDWLIDFIFGSANGLVMVDDAWLKHGEEGEVLGQPCLIAPVEEIIWSKAFVLERDRFDGAELNHLLLAAGERLDWKRLLQRFDRYWEVLLGHLMFFRFAYPSDRENVPAWVMMGLLARGFDSVRGGNWSGQLCRGNLLSPVAYRVDIEERGYENGRAWDELERKRAGPSVEDLPSKH
- the radC gene encoding RadC family protein; the encoded protein is MERAWVLGMDEVEGTAGEGSVRARPHEMEEVRERLFKLGASALTDLELLSVLLEVGPRTQGLAESLLPYGGGLKALLLKDPLELCSQPRLGPARAAQLVAALELGRRAQRTTERRPRLRTPKEIHAYLAPWLSALRREVFHVLCFNPRNVLLADVRVAEGTMNTCPVDPREVYAAALTTRATAIVLAHNHPSGDPEPSVQDVGLTVQLVEAGRLLGIKVLDHLVLGDGAYVSLMERGLLEAEGHNG
- a CDS encoding DUF3006 domain-containing protein, translated to MTMATVIGCGGAWQVEVMEETRAQVVEPETGKARQLDRAALPPGTREGDVVVDGRLDPELRARLAREVEEKRGRLAVPVPPGLDL